TCAGCGTTTGAAGAAAGACTAATTTCTCCACTACATCCTATTGCCGTATCTTCATTTTTCCATTTCCACACCAATCTCCCTGTCTCTGTCTCAAACAAATACACATTATGATAATCCCCAACCCCTAGATAATCTCCTTCTGGAGAGAAGGAAATGGCAAGTTCTCCAGGTTGAACATTATATTCCCAAAGGAGCTTTCCATCCCTTGAGAATAGAGAGATTGTATTTCTTCCCACACCATCAAGGACTAATAAGGATTTATCATCTATGCCCATTTCTTTAAGAAGCTTTTCGTATGCTTTATCATAGTTCTCCTTAGTCCAAAATTGATCTCCTTCTCTTAATTCTCCTCTATCAAGCATTCTTTCCAATTCTTTCTCTACCTTCTTTAGCCTTTCTTCATAATCAGGGGGATGGCTAAGGTATCCCCTTCCCCTGAAACAGCTTACCACAATGAACCTTCCATCAGGGGACACCCTTATCTTATCAAGAGAATGCACCATCTCTTTAGGAACAAGCCTGTGTTTGAATAATTCCCTTCCTTCCTTTGAGAATGCAAGAACCTCTCCATCATCCCAGGTTGCAAATGTCTCTCCATTCTCTGAGAGGGAAAAATGATTCTTCAGACCCCGATTGGCAAAATATCTAGGGGTTATCTCAGTGAAATTCTTTAGGTTTCCTTCCTCATCATAGAAGTTAAGCCTTGCAATAAAATATCTTTTTCCATCTTTATTCTTTTCGTTCCTGGTTTCCCAACTTACTATGCTTCCTATATTAGAAAGACAAAGAACACTACCTCTAAAGGTCTTGGGAGAAAGGAGATTTCCCTTCCATAGCCTTTTGTTTTCCCTTGTCTTTATTTCATTTCCAGAAACAATATATTCCCCATTCTCTGAGACAAGGAAGCCTTCCTTTATCTCTTTCTCAATATTTCCCTTCTCATCAAAGATTCTTACCCCCTTTCCTGGAATTGTTATTGCCCTTATGGGAAAGATAGGCTCATCAAGAGAAAGCTTGGAAGCTTTTCTTATTCTTTCAATATCCTCCCTTGATGTAGCTAAACCTATATTTACAAACCCTAGATCATCAACAATCCTTTCCTTAAACCTAATCTCCTTAACCAGCTCAAGGCTTAATTTCTCCTCTGCTTGTGCTCTAAAGCCAAGCAATCCCAAGACCATCCCAAAAATCAATGTCTTCTTAAACATTAGACATCACCTCCTAGTTAAAATTTAATAAGGTTTTTCATTCTTTTAAACAACAATTTTCAATCTTTCTCTTCAATAGTTTCAATAACATACGAATTTCCCCATCTTGTTGGACCACGCCATTCTTTATCTAATTTAAATGAACTTCTATAATCCCAACCATCATATAGATATTCATTTCTTACACCCTGCATTTGGATTATCAAACTTCCTCCTGTAAATATCTCTCCATTTCCTGGTGATTCCATAGTTACCCATCCATACCTGGGAATATAGACCTGTTTCCAACGATGCCCTGTATTGGCTACCAATCTTGTAGGAATTCTGTTTAGCCGACATAGAGCAGAAAATAAAATGGCATATTCTGAACAGGAGCCCATCTTCTTTTTTAAGAGAACCTCAGCATTATCCCACATACCATCGTGGAGAAATCTCATATTATTTCTCACATATTTATCTATCTTTGCTATCATAAGATAAGGATTTTTCTCATTGCCGACAGCCTCTTTAGCCGCCATTTTTACAATCTCAGATTCCATACTATACATATCTGAGGAAATGGTGAATTGATGAGCAATCGAGAGAGGAATTTCATTTAATCTTCCAACCTTTTTAGGGTCAATCATAATAAACTGCATTGGCTGGGTTTCAATTGTTGCCTTCCATGTAAAAATATATTCCTTGTGAGGCTTGATTCTTTTTCTATAAAGAATATACCTCTGTCCTTCAATCTTTAATTCCTTATCAGGCATTGGCTTTATCTTTAATCTCAATATCTTTTGACCGTTAATTTCAGGAGGAATAGGTATGCAAAGGCTAAAATTTTCCTCTTCTTCCTCCAGATAAACCAATACATTATGGATATAATTCTTAATAATTTCTCTTTTTTTAGTCTTATACTCCAAAGAGAATGATATTCCTGCCAGCAAAATGATAACAACACAAATCTTTCCCATATTTTACTCCTTATGAATTCCTATATCTTTTATGCACCTAAAACCAATTCCAATGCTATTATAATGAGGAGAGTAATCATAATATCTGTAAGATGACCTGGCATAATAAGGCTCACAGTTATCATACCAATTTCCACCTTTTAAAATGGGATTTTCATCAGAAGAAGGCCATTTTGAATCCGTCCATTCTGATACATTTCCAGCCATATCATAACATCCATAGATGCTTTTGTCTTGAAAAAAGCTTCCTACAGAGGTTGTTGAGGTAGAATAGAGATTAGCTGCTCCATTTTTGTATTCATCTCCCCAAGGATATATCCTTCCTTCTATCCCTCTAGCAGCTTTTTCCCACTCTTCTTCTTTTGGAAGCCTTTTTCCTGCCCATTCAGCATAGACTGAAGCATCATTAAACGAAACATTGACCACTGGGTAGTTTTCTAATCCCAGGGGTATCTTGCCATCTTCCCAAGAAGAAGGTGGAGGATACCCTGTTTCTTTAACAAATCTTTCATATTGCT
Above is a genomic segment from bacterium containing:
- a CDS encoding transglutaminase-like domain-containing protein, which translates into the protein MGKICVVIILLAGISFSLEYKTKKREIIKNYIHNVLVYLEEEEENFSLCIPIPPEINGQKILRLKIKPMPDKELKIEGQRYILYRKRIKPHKEYIFTWKATIETQPMQFIMIDPKKVGRLNEIPLSIAHQFTISSDMYSMESEIVKMAAKEAVGNEKNPYLMIAKIDKYVRNNMRFLHDGMWDNAEVLLKKKMGSCSEYAILFSALCRLNRIPTRLVANTGHRWKQVYIPRYGWVTMESPGNGEIFTGGSLIIQMQGVRNEYLYDGWDYRSSFKLDKEWRGPTRWGNSYVIETIEEKD